GCGATAACATGCTGATCGAATGCCATTTTGAAAGGACTGCAAATATGAGAAATCTCTTTGCAATATTGTTGGCTGTCGGCGTTATTTTCGCGCTTGGTGGGTGCGGCAAAAAGCAGGCTGCGAAGACCGAGACACCTAGCACGGCTCAAGAAAAGACAACCGAGTCGGCTTCCGGGGCCAAGACCACACCAACTCAGACAAAAGACGGGTTTACTGTTACAAAGTCGGGTTTGAAGTATAAGGACACTAAAGTCGGCACCGGTCCTGCTGTAAAGGCGGGTGATATGGTAACGGTCAACTACAAAGGCTGGCTGGACGACGGCACCGTCTTTGACACCACTAAAAAGCCAGGCGGCGAACCATTCTCGTTCAATGTAGGCTCAGGTCAGGTCATAAAAGGCTGGGACGAAGGCTTGCAGGGGATGAAAAAGGGCGGCGTGCGCCAGCTCATAGTTCCGCCTGATCTGGGCTACGGCTCAGAGGATATGGGAGTGATCCCTCCGAACTCGACTCTGCACTTTGAGATAGAACTCCTGAAGATAGGCGCTTAAGCGCTGTTATGCCTCCAGGTAAGATACCTGGAGGCATATAAGATACGTGGGCGGCATATAATAACCAAAATCCCTCCAGGAATCTTTCCTGGAGGGATTATACCTACCTACTATCTTGTTTTTACGACCACGGATGCTCAAATGTCTGAAGCGCATCGTAACCGCGCCACATCATCAAGTGATCGAGCAAAGTAATACGCACCATCGACTCGGCTACCGCGACCAGCCTTGCCGTAATTGTCGGGTCTCTGCGTGTAATGGCTTCCAGCTTGGTGTTTTCCATTTTAGCCATATTAACTGTGTCCTGATCGATTGAGATAGTGGCTGTCGGCTTTACGGCCACTCGAACGACTATGTCCTCGCCGTTTGAGATGCCGCCTTCAATGCCTCCGGCTCTGTTTGTGCGGAAGTGGACTTTGCCGTCATCGCCGACATATGGAATATCGTTAGACTCGGAGCCTTTCATATTGCTAACAGCGAACCCCGCGCCGAACTCTACGCCCCTCACAGCGCCTATACTCATCAGGCCGTGAGCGATGGTTGCGTTGAGTTTATCGAAAACAGGCTCGCCAAGCCCTGCAGGCACACCTCGCGCGATCACTTCGACGATTCCTCCAGCAGTATCGCCTTCATCTTTAATTTCCAAGACACGGTCGATCATCTTCTTAGCAGCTTCCTGGTCGGGGCAGTTGATGTGGTTGGAACGATAATTTTTCTCTATGTCCTCAAATGTGAGGTCGCGGGCCTTAAT
The Armatimonadota bacterium DNA segment above includes these coding regions:
- a CDS encoding FKBP-type peptidyl-prolyl cis-trans isomerase — encoded protein: MVEYGTQLFSLTVTCERDNMLIECHFERTANMRNLFAILLAVGVIFALGGCGKKQAAKTETPSTAQEKTTESASGAKTTPTQTKDGFTVTKSGLKYKDTKVGTGPAVKAGDMVTVNYKGWLDDGTVFDTTKKPGGEPFSFNVGSGQVIKGWDEGLQGMKKGGVRQLIVPPDLGYGSEDMGVIPPNSTLHFEIELLKIGA
- the aroC gene encoding chorismate synthase, whose product is MLGNTFGRMFRVSACGESYGDALVAIIDGCPAGLEISDEYVQKELDARRPGTSPLDSPRKETDQVHIFAGMRDGFTTGAPMGLIIYNVDRHDVHIKQYFDVKDLVRPGHAEYTHMIKYGKYADWCGAGRASGRETCMRVAAGAVAKKILEQQGIKVLGYTKECMGIKARDLTFEDIEKNYRSNHINCPDQEAAKKMIDRVLEIKDEGDTAGGIVEVIARGVPAGLGEPVFDKLNATIAHGLMSIGAVRGVEFGAGFAVSNMKGSESNDIPYVGDDGKVHFRTNRAGGIEGGISNGEDIVVRVAVKPTATISIDQDTVNMAKMENTKLEAITRRDPTITARLVAVAESMVRITLLDHLMMWRGYDALQTFEHPWS